From the genome of Mya arenaria isolate MELC-2E11 chromosome 5, ASM2691426v1:
TTATTTGAACTGGTTGTTCAATTTTATACttcataaacaaacataaaagttttatttcaaaagatcCCCCTTTTTATgctatgatttttattttaaattcttataGAAGCAGTTCGACACAATTTTCAGAATGTGtgttaaggccacaccaaattaatgtttagttcctcggatttttgccaaaaaaaattggagcgagcgagcgaaaaaaaaacatttatttttttgtcagttttcataaacaccgaagcgagcgaagagtgaaaaatatatttttccttatattcaatataaataagaaagattgttcaaaataattgcccttaaacccattttaatgccattttgaaaatgaacctcttatggacattgggaaaatgtcggaatacatactatttattcatccgtgtttagtacaaatattatatggataaatctaatttcttatataattaaaacgtactttaatatgacgatcattcataataataaataaccccgcttttagtaaaaagtttgaaacgacttatatcaatctacctgaatcagtttaacatcatatgcaactgtatttagacataacttacgattgattttggatttgtaaaaaatgatcacttacactgGCATCATCCAACagcagactccatataacatagactaaattttgtttttattatcacaggaaatgcaatgacatgtgcttattaaaacaaaaagaacaagggtatttttcagagtactttttttggttatttagatgttttaatgcaccagccaattgtataattatgcCCTCCCCCCCTATGTCCGGAAAAGCgcggactttgacttccggtctctcaaaacccgggtaaaatacccgacctgcagggacaaactgctggtaaaatccctgccaaatggccctgcaaccccgaatacctatgtgaggccctttcccgactattttcaatatgaagacaaaaccacattcactaggcactgtggggccacctgaaaggtaaaaacacagcccattgcctctgctgtccccggtatacccctggaacaagggcgaggggtgggcggggcagtggttacaattgacaagtgcattacaatcccggataatgctgcaaattaaaacaaaatataaggtgataaactaaggcttacttatgttgaggtatatccagaccagtgtttatatcgctatttgtgaaaatatatttgttcaaaactgatgttttgtcagaatttgatcaaaaatgagcttgatacatcaatttggaccaaacaatgactcatgttccagttaagatgacctgtcatcttcagcatcgtcgtaacgaggtaaaattttggtcccttgtattatgacttgaataaaatagtactaagttgatcattccgatttccattcaaaacgagtcactaattacgcaatataatcgctaccagtctcagatacacatgctttattgcataatgattgctttaaataatgatcctttagtgtatgaaacgatcaacaatgacttcaagcatgctcaaagcatatttattgtcaaaattaagatttaatttccaaacttcgagccgccattttgattgaatttattgaaactaaagctaaaccgatcgagatacagtataaaaacactacgcatcggtaacttccctttaaaaaacacgaaaactagcgtagaaaaattaaacttgattatttttagccttttaataaattattacctgaaaaaaaaaattgtttggcgatcaaaatggaggtttacattttcaaaaaaataggagcggtaaatccgaggaaagaaatatcaatttggtgttgcctaatgatttttaaaaaagcaatacGAAAATTTCAGTttgtcaaacaaataaaagcaaacTACTTGTGAGAATTGGcattgtttgttaatgtttgaCATCATGAATTTTTCAACATATCTCAGCaataaaatacgaaaaaaaatactgatCGAACTACAACTGCATGATTGTAATATTGTTAGTCAATGACTGACTAGAACATATCCCATGATAACGATGGCAGTTTTCGATTGACGTGAGCTTTGAGATTGACAGTTATCTTTAAGACCATTTTCGGTTGCTGATGTTTACCTTATAGACGTTTGTAAATCTCGGGGGATAAACGAcaccatttttattatattaaagataCACTCTAACTCCTGAATAAGATTAGCCGTAAATAACGATttggttttaatattaaaaaaaatcaatacgaTAGGCCCAGCCTCTTAagctccagctcaacccagaaaaagagtataaacatgcttattcctgtaaacaggcggtcatttttattcccgacaaaataaaagcactcgataatactggttttatcttaaatgtaagcatcttgagtgaaattcaacTGAAAATTGGAGAAAActttctactttcgtttgttaacatgcatgtgtttgatgggaggATCGGTTTAATAACTCcacaaacaatatgtttacaaaataaccgaaatacgtgtgaagaataaacatatttataaggCACCGCATTCCCCGATTCCTCacataagccctcataattatgttattacataaaataacgagtcatactttcgttttatgatgatatccgttcttttgctctagctaggaagtgtcattggctctttttttataaacaaggCTCCttaaagagctggagccactgtttcgcagccGTGGTAGggtgtttccgcaaaacaccctgcgcgaaggtcgggatgaacctaccttacacgagcagctatggtagatgcttttttcccaactcagttaaacaatattaagtaaaattatattgtttttgctgGAACCATTTTGTGCATAGTGAAAAAAATgggtatggatatgtgataattcgtggttgtcatagatatgcgcgccgtgattcagattatgtttatagtgaactcggtctttaaaatgttttgaggAGAGTGGAGCATAATTTCTTGAAAGACTCTTATCTGCAGACGGAAGAATACATTTCAGAGCACATCaggcattttattttcaaagaaacgatgcagtcattggttgaaactatgagcatcacaaaCCGTACAATCTCTAACAGAGCGTAAGATAACGCTCCGTTAAAATCCTGTTGCTTCAAGAGACGTAATGCTGCCGTTAAATAACGTCAGCGTTCAGGCCATCACGCCAGTGTTAAATCCTAAACAGGCTGTTAAATTTCTACTTCACGTCCCATAATGCATCATTCTCCTTCCAAGATGGCCGACTTGTCGTCTGCacaaaagagaaaaacaaactttaataaaaatgttttaatgttagaAGAGCTGATGAGCGTAGTAGAAACCAAAGAGCTACTTCGCTCTATCTTTAGAAACGAAGTTactaaacagaaaaaaaatgaatggcATAGAATAgcagcaataatttcatctttgGGCTTTGCCATAAGATCTGCCGAagaatttcatttgtttagttttatactgcaaaataataaataataccaAGTGTCatcttaaaaaaagaagaaatggAGAAGTTGATAGTTTCACTGTTCtgctatgttgttttgttttgaagttttttaCAACACACAAgttttaatcatttgaaaatgtttgttactAAACTGTAAGTGAAGTTATTGGTAatggaataataaaaaaaaccttaaaaaatataGTGAAAAGCTGCAGAGACCAGAGAGTGGGAGGGGCTTTGCCAGTCTAAACGTTGCATTCGAGCAAGCTTCAGTGGCATTACGGGAGGGAGTGACTCCGACATAATTGGATTGAACTTATGAGTTTTATGGTTAGAGTAATTTATGATTTCAAAGTAACGTCTGCTATGTGGAAAACCCTATGTTCTATAAATAAACGTAGAACCTGTTgctatttaaagaaatgcattctTACTGAAAATGACTGACGAATCAGGCAATTTTGGGAAGTCTAACTCTTCAAAGCTGCCCAggcttaaacataaacattaacacgTACCTGTCATTCCATTCACTTGCCGACACAGCCACTGTAATCACTATTTGTTTTACCAGTTTTATAGAAACACGATCACATGGTCAGATCATCAAGCATTATACTTCCATGAAAAAAAACCCGCAAAGAAAACTATACCAAGAGTTGAATTGCGACGCAGTGAGCTCCCTTTACAAACTGTTGCAAAATGAAACACtattaataattgtattcaaatacaTTGTAAAGTATGTTGCTTAATTTCAATGGGAAACTAGTCTTGGTTAAGTAAAATTGTTATATCCTTACAACTTTAAATAgttaaatttgtatataataaattaaatccACTTTCAATAGCATGAGAATCGATAGTCATTCACTATTGATtaatttttctgtctttttttttggtaaattttggAAGATGTCAAAACGTACTTTGATTCTTTGTTCTTTAACACACAGTTGTTTGACacttttatgattttttttatttacaatgtggtTGTCTTGTTCCTTTATCATGAAATAAACGTCAACTTTTGCTATTTTATTGCAGGTGGTTTGAGCTATATTGCAAACATTCCATCCGTGGTCCCTCAGGAGGTAGAAGAGCCCTCTACGCTCGAGGCAACATGCCCAGTTCATGAAGAGAAACCGGATCCCAGCACCTCAAGCATACGGGCAACTTCTGCAATGAGAGCTTCTGTGTAAGCTTATAATATTTAAGTAATATGGTTATTTGTTCTCTACACAAAATCATAAATTAACGAACGTGTAACTGTCAAAAGTGTAAACTTAAGTTTGTTGTGACATGAAATGCATACGAACTAAGTTTTTTTTGTGGCTGTTCCTgccaattattattaataatagtagtagtaaaaAATTAGTAGTAGAATTGTAGTAGTAtgagtcgtagtagtagtagcagcagaaATAGTAAAGTTGTAGCAGCAGCAttagtatcatcatcatcagcagcagcagcagtaaatagaagtagcagtagcattaatattattattattattatttacaagaTTAATAATCTGTTTAAGCAAAAGCTGGTTGAGACACAACAACGTGTACTCGAAAAATACGATAAGCGGATGGACAATGAGGAAGTTAACTCATTCATCAAAAGTCAATTCTTCAAGTGTTCTTTTCGTAATTGTATTGTGAACagaaatgtaaaaatgacaacaaacaaaacaaacagtaaatgctttttttataCCACCACGATGACGATCATGAGGATGATGATGTTACCATGATCATGACGTTGATTAAAAGTAATTGTTTACAATAAAATCCCGTGTCGCTGTTCCAGTACCAACATCATCCTgcacattattttcaatattcggtATTATATCTCCTTCCTCTACCTCTGGCATGTTAAACAGGACTGGTACGTTATGCAGAATAGCACAGGCTGTAGCTATGCGACAGGCCTTGACCGGACTAAGTCTGAtctgatataaaattaaataaataaataaatagtaaacatAGCCAAGGTTTTTAATATTATCACAACTAAGAAAGGATAGTGGTAACATTAAAAACGAAAGCAGTCActttatgcatttaaaattattgGCTGAATATAGTTGCATTATTcgaataacattttaaacaaagtacCTCACTGTGCAGCAGCACGTGGAATAGCCGCTTGAGCTTTCCAAAGGCCCTTTCTATGCATACGTGGGCTAGCTGATACCACTCCTTGGCAGGAGTGTCAGCGTTCATAAACGTCGTCATTAGGAATGGCCTTAAAGGATACCTGGTGCGGggaataaaaacatcaataataaaAGTGACAATAACATCGTCCCGatgttacaatcatgttatgCAAAGTTCTATATCTCAACTGATTTTATCTAAGTGGGTGTGGAAGGTTATTTATACTCGcgctcgggccttgcccattcgagaagtgctccgttaagattgttagtcagtTCAGGTTTTAGGAGCATActgtgcacagacagaatgtaaccgtGGTAAGAGCTACCCTGACTCTTTAACGTGCAATAGTTTACgaccctcccggaagacgattagtattttaagttatgcgacggggaatcgaacctacgacccctggattgatagtcaagtacAACAAGACCACGGATCCGTCACGAATTTCATCTGATGACATCATGCTTTATATATGCGACTTACCCACTATCTCCAAGCAGCACCCGTCTTCCAGACACACATTGTCTCGTGGTAGGCTGTTGCACAGGCCCGATGTCCTGAACACGTGTGCATCATTGCACGAGCCCCGCCAACTGGCGTTGACACTTGTGAAGAATCCTAGGAAAATAATGATTAAGTTATTTATCAATTAGTTTACCAGAACTTTCAGTCTTACAATTTTATGACATGATTATAAA
Proteins encoded in this window:
- the LOC128235867 gene encoding putative nuclease HARBI1; translation: MKRFIVWPSGEERNRVRSGFFTSTGFPHVVGCADRTHICIQSPSVDEPAYINRKGYRSLNTQAVCNHEGFFTSVNASWRGSCNDAHVFRTSGLCNSLPRDNVCLEDGYPLRPFLMTTFMNADTPAKEWYQLAHVCIERAFGKLKRLFHVLLHSEIRLSPVKACRIATACAILHNVPVLFNMPEVEEGDIIPNIENNVQDDVAYTEALIAEVARMLEVLGSGFSS